Proteins co-encoded in one Candidatus Brocadia sp. genomic window:
- the hflX gene encoding GTPase HflX, which produces MKLKDTAFTVRAERAILFRVMLSGDHSDNEAPLEELRRLAKTAGANVVHTVVQKRPNIDPVYYVGKGKAAELSGISKDLSADVLICDDDLTPAQVRNLERVIEKKVIDRSELILDIFATRAKTFQAKLQVELAQLEYTRPRLKRLWTHLSRIEGGIGTRGPGEKQLEVDKRIVLKKIHDLRKKLHEIEKRQERLVASRKEFFTVSIVGYTNAGKSTLMNALTEIDTFVEDKLFATLDTKTSICKLENGRKVLVSDTVGFIQKLPHHLVSSFKATLEEARHADLLLHVADMSSPLVHKQIGAVNAVLKELGCDNKPTIMVFNKIDAIKDESAVPLLQSYYRDCVMISARTHQGIEELKRKIREILEKNFMEVELTCSPANGKLIAYLHEHAHTLSSRFEEQRVTFRLLIEDKLIQKLRVLDDDIQIKEAVVAN; this is translated from the coding sequence TGGAAGAACTTCGGCGATTGGCAAAAACTGCAGGTGCAAACGTTGTCCACACAGTAGTTCAAAAAAGACCGAACATCGATCCCGTATATTATGTTGGGAAGGGAAAAGCAGCCGAATTATCCGGGATTTCAAAGGATTTAAGTGCCGATGTGCTTATTTGTGACGACGACCTTACTCCGGCGCAGGTCAGAAATCTTGAAAGAGTTATCGAGAAAAAAGTAATTGACAGGAGTGAATTAATCCTGGACATATTTGCTACCCGTGCAAAAACATTTCAGGCAAAACTTCAGGTAGAATTAGCTCAATTAGAGTATACTCGACCCAGATTAAAGAGGCTGTGGACACACCTCTCCAGGATTGAGGGTGGTATTGGAACAAGGGGACCCGGTGAAAAACAATTGGAAGTTGATAAGCGCATTGTGTTAAAAAAAATCCATGACCTGAGAAAAAAATTACATGAGATCGAAAAGAGGCAGGAACGGCTAGTCGCCTCGCGGAAGGAATTTTTCACGGTATCCATCGTGGGATACACCAATGCCGGGAAATCGACATTAATGAATGCCCTGACGGAGATTGATACCTTTGTAGAGGATAAACTCTTTGCAACACTTGACACAAAGACAAGTATCTGTAAATTGGAAAACGGAAGAAAGGTTTTAGTAAGTGATACGGTGGGTTTTATCCAGAAGCTACCTCACCACCTGGTTTCGTCCTTTAAAGCAACACTTGAGGAGGCCAGGCACGCCGACCTTCTGCTCCATGTTGCAGATATGAGTTCCCCTCTGGTTCACAAACAAATCGGCGCGGTGAATGCCGTGTTAAAGGAATTAGGATGCGACAATAAACCGACGATCATGGTATTTAACAAAATAGATGCCATAAAAGACGAGTCTGCTGTTCCTTTGCTCCAGAGTTATTACAGGGATTGCGTTATGATCTCTGCGAGGACACACCAGGGGATAGAAGAACTGAAACGAAAGATCAGGGAAATACTGGAAAAAAATTTTATGGAAGTGGAGCTTACCTGCAGCCCAGCCAATGGGAAGTTAATTGCATATCTTCATGAACATGCACATACTTTAAGTAGCCGTTTTGAAGAACAGCGGGTAACATTCCGATTGCTTATAGAAGACAAGCTTATTCAGAAATTACGGGTGCTGGATGATGACATACAGATAAAAGAAGCTGTTGTGGCGAATTAA
- the lgt gene encoding prolipoprotein diacylglyceryl transferase, producing the protein MRRILFEIPLPFLQRNIPIYSYGFMLMVAFLVAITIARWRARKEGIDPNKITDLGIYLVCAGIFGARLFFIIQFYEDYKNNLLSIFKIYEGGLVYYGGLFAGIVTLFVYVKKHQLSFLKIIDILMPSAALGLGFGRIGCFLNGCCFGKVALHIPWAIQFPRTQDKTGMIDGSPAFLHQYELGLVHLSDVHTLPIHPTQLYSFLSDVALFFILSAFFKYRKRDGEVLLLFGILYPIIRFCMEALRDDNPLFFGLFTIAQIISIAMFIISISLFAISRLKPVRNNPGIPHN; encoded by the coding sequence ATGAGAAGAATCTTATTCGAAATCCCGCTCCCCTTCCTCCAGAGAAACATACCCATTTATTCATACGGATTCATGTTGATGGTCGCCTTTTTGGTGGCCATTACCATTGCACGATGGAGGGCAAGGAAGGAAGGTATTGACCCAAATAAGATTACAGATCTTGGCATTTATCTCGTCTGTGCAGGAATTTTTGGAGCAAGGTTGTTTTTTATTATTCAATTCTATGAAGATTACAAAAACAATCTCTTAAGCATCTTTAAGATTTATGAAGGCGGTTTAGTATACTATGGGGGACTCTTCGCCGGCATTGTTACTTTGTTTGTGTATGTTAAGAAGCATCAACTGTCTTTTTTAAAGATCATTGATATCCTTATGCCTTCTGCTGCACTGGGGCTCGGCTTTGGCCGTATCGGATGTTTCCTGAACGGATGCTGCTTTGGAAAGGTTGCCCTCCATATCCCCTGGGCAATTCAATTCCCAAGAACGCAGGATAAAACAGGCATGATAGATGGCAGCCCTGCCTTCCTTCATCAATACGAACTCGGATTAGTTCACCTTTCTGATGTACATACTCTGCCCATACATCCCACCCAATTGTATTCATTTCTTTCCGATGTTGCCCTTTTCTTTATTCTCAGTGCTTTCTTTAAATATCGGAAAAGGGATGGAGAGGTGCTGCTCCTCTTTGGTATACTTTATCCCATCATACGATTTTGCATGGAAGCACTCCGGGATGATAATCCATTATTCTTTGGGCTTTTTACCATCGCGCAGATTATCAGTATCGCTATGTTTATTATATCAATAAGTCTTTTTGCTATCTCCAGACTTAAACCGGTAAGGAACAACCCGGGGATACCACATAATTAA
- a CDS encoding aspartate 1-decarboxylase: MLREMCKAKIHAATVTETNLNYNGSITIDKALLDAVDILHYERVQVLNINNGTRVETYIIEGERNSGIICLNGAAARWAQPGDRVIIISYCLVEDKEARNWKPKIILVDGNNKLMKTL, translated from the coding sequence ATGTTACGGGAGATGTGCAAGGCCAAGATCCATGCTGCAACAGTAACGGAAACCAACCTTAATTATAACGGTAGTATTACTATTGACAAAGCCCTTCTCGATGCTGTAGACATCCTGCATTACGAACGGGTACAGGTCCTCAATATTAACAATGGAACGCGGGTAGAAACTTACATAATTGAGGGAGAACGCAACTCCGGTATCATATGTTTAAATGGTGCTGCTGCACGATGGGCACAACCAGGAGACCGGGTCATCATTATTTCTTATTGCCTTGTTGAAGATAAAGAGGCAAGAAACTGGAAACCGAAGATTATTCTCGTTGACGGAAACAACAAACTCATGAAAACCCTCTAG
- a CDS encoding cytochrome c, which translates to MLFYGKLGKLSKNKHKELSQERRMKKITSFIGIFIFCVLLSYGCNTKQTALSEKGGIWAVYERECQKCHRANGKGSFIGRLIFKIPNFTNHKWQDNVSDSRLIISVANGKEKMPGFKGKLKDEEIVDLVKVCVRSYYPPQEQ; encoded by the coding sequence ATGCTGTTTTATGGTAAACTCGGAAAGTTAAGTAAAAACAAACACAAAGAACTATCACAGGAGAGAAGAATGAAAAAAATTACTTCCTTTATAGGTATCTTTATTTTTTGTGTCTTGTTATCCTATGGATGCAATACCAAACAAACAGCCTTGTCAGAAAAAGGCGGGATCTGGGCAGTATATGAAAGGGAATGCCAGAAATGCCACAGAGCTAACGGAAAGGGTTCTTTCATCGGTCGACTTATTTTCAAAATCCCGAATTTTACCAATCACAAATGGCAGGACAACGTATCCGATTCGAGATTAATTATTTCTGTGGCCAATGGTAAAGAAAAGATGCCTGGCTTTAAGGGCAAGCTGAAAGACGAAGAGATTGTTGATCTGGTCAAGGTTTGCGTCAGGAGTTATTACCCGCCACAGGAACAATGA
- a CDS encoding porin, whose protein sequence is MRSKWCKYVLSFATVFCGTYTDGMLQDVFAQETEQTEEISGSARDYLQWQLKRMEESMQRQQEQIQALKNRVEALSVEKPPVTKEEIKHEIEDYLATDEARKKMGLGLPSLPAVYTPDDEKYALSVRSPDGKFSLNTGGRLQFRYTFKDRDADFGKNDTNNIDVRRARVYFGGNIYSKLVHYYVELDGDSFDVGIRDFYVYWTPLEELNAKIGYFKVPFNRQRVASSAKLLFQDRSIASEAFDQDRDYGFDIYGHPFEGHMEYHAGIFNGAGEDPEDRGTDDNLDNELMYVLNVRYNPFGEYDYYDETDVKYSDALKATIGVSVTFNAKDRDEKLENTDAIAGVIDLGVKYRGLSWNNEYYVMTQDPESDGDSVDSDGFFTQLGYFVIPKRLELDVRYSQLDPNNDVSDDFEREYAAGANYYFRAHRSKIQADFGHHVTKKGDAGDEDENRFRVQYQIIF, encoded by the coding sequence ATGCGAAGTAAATGGTGTAAATATGTTTTGTCGTTTGCCACGGTATTTTGTGGGACATACACAGACGGTATGTTGCAAGATGTGTTTGCCCAGGAGACAGAACAAACCGAGGAGATATCAGGAAGCGCGCGGGATTATTTACAATGGCAGTTGAAACGGATGGAGGAATCAATGCAAAGGCAGCAGGAACAGATACAGGCCTTAAAAAATCGAGTGGAGGCATTAAGTGTAGAGAAACCACCGGTTACGAAGGAAGAGATTAAGCATGAAATTGAGGACTATCTTGCCACAGATGAGGCACGGAAAAAGATGGGGCTAGGCCTTCCGAGTCTCCCAGCCGTCTACACCCCTGATGATGAAAAATATGCACTGAGCGTTAGGTCGCCTGATGGCAAATTTTCCTTAAATACGGGTGGCCGATTGCAGTTCCGATACACATTCAAGGATAGAGATGCAGATTTTGGAAAAAACGATACCAATAACATTGATGTTCGCCGGGCAAGGGTTTACTTTGGTGGAAATATTTACAGTAAACTGGTGCATTATTACGTTGAGCTAGACGGAGATAGCTTTGATGTTGGCATTAGGGATTTTTATGTATACTGGACTCCTCTTGAAGAATTAAATGCCAAGATCGGGTACTTTAAAGTACCCTTTAACAGACAAAGAGTTGCATCATCCGCAAAGCTCTTATTCCAGGACAGATCCATTGCCAGCGAAGCCTTTGATCAGGATCGAGACTATGGATTCGATATCTATGGACACCCCTTTGAAGGACACATGGAATACCATGCAGGGATATTTAATGGGGCTGGTGAAGATCCTGAAGATAGGGGTACGGACGATAACCTCGATAATGAACTCATGTATGTGCTTAATGTTAGATATAATCCATTTGGAGAGTATGATTATTACGATGAAACCGATGTGAAGTATTCCGATGCCTTAAAGGCAACAATCGGTGTTTCTGTAACTTTTAATGCAAAAGATAGAGATGAAAAGCTTGAGAATACTGATGCAATAGCCGGAGTCATTGATCTTGGTGTAAAGTACAGGGGCTTATCATGGAACAACGAGTATTATGTAATGACACAGGACCCGGAATCTGATGGCGATTCAGTAGATTCCGATGGTTTCTTTACCCAGCTCGGCTATTTCGTGATACCGAAAAGACTGGAATTGGACGTTCGTTATTCCCAGCTTGATCCCAATAACGATGTATCGGACGACTTTGAGAGGGAATATGCGGCCGGTGCAAACTATTACTTCCGTGCCCATCGTTCCAAGATACAGGCAGATTTTGGTCACCATGTAACCAAAAAGGGTGATGCGGGAGATGAAGATGAGAATCGGTTCAGGGTGCAATATCAGATTATATTTTAA
- a CDS encoding phosphate ABC transporter substrate-binding protein, with protein MVKKLWLLMSIFNLGLACTAIAGETIHVDPKIKSYVKVGGVSGNLNSIGSDTMNNLMTYWAEGFNRVYPNVKVQIEGKGSTTAPPALISGTAQMGPMSRAMKPTEIDAFEKKYGYKPTAIKTALDALAVYVNKDNPLKGLTLSQVDAIFSRTRKGKYKEDIKTWGQLGLTGEWATRPISLYGRNSASGTYGYFKERALFKGDFRDTVKEQPGSASVVQGVTEDQYAMGYSGIGYRTSGVRTLPLAFKEGEPYKEAEMENVMNGSYPLARFLYVYLNKRPGQPLDPLVREFVKFILSREGQEVVVKDGFVPVPTSVAEEELKKIN; from the coding sequence ATGGTAAAAAAATTATGGCTTTTGATGTCAATTTTTAATCTGGGTCTGGCCTGTACTGCCATAGCTGGTGAAACTATCCATGTGGACCCGAAGATTAAGTCATATGTCAAAGTGGGTGGGGTTTCTGGAAATCTCAACAGCATAGGCTCTGACACCATGAATAACCTCATGACCTATTGGGCAGAGGGTTTTAACAGGGTATACCCAAACGTGAAGGTTCAGATAGAGGGGAAGGGATCTACAACCGCACCACCGGCCTTAATCTCAGGAACGGCACAGATGGGACCCATGAGCCGGGCAATGAAACCGACAGAAATTGATGCCTTTGAAAAGAAATACGGCTATAAACCCACAGCAATAAAAACTGCACTGGATGCCCTTGCAGTATATGTAAATAAAGACAATCCTTTAAAGGGTTTAACCCTTTCACAAGTTGATGCTATTTTTTCAAGAACCCGAAAAGGTAAATATAAAGAAGATATTAAAACATGGGGGCAACTCGGATTAACGGGAGAATGGGCAACCAGACCGATAAGCCTCTATGGCCGTAATTCTGCATCAGGTACCTATGGTTATTTCAAGGAGCGGGCCCTTTTCAAGGGAGACTTCAGAGATACCGTAAAAGAGCAACCCGGTTCTGCTTCTGTTGTGCAGGGTGTAACTGAAGACCAATATGCCATGGGTTACAGTGGGATTGGATACAGGACTTCAGGTGTGCGTACTTTGCCTCTTGCATTTAAAGAAGGGGAACCGTATAAAGAGGCTGAAATGGAAAATGTAATGAACGGTTCCTATCCGCTGGCACGGTTTCTTTACGTATACCTTAATAAGAGGCCGGGTCAGCCGCTCGACCCTCTGGTTAGGGAGTTTGTGAAATTTATTCTGAGCAGAGAAGGTCAGGAAGTAGTCGTAAAAGACGGATTTGTACCTGTACCGACATCGGTTGCTGAAGAGGAACTGAAGAAAATAAATTAG
- a CDS encoding ABC transporter permease subunit, translated as MKSLKRRKFTDMAAHWVITLGGAATVFVVLALFFFIFLEVYPLLQGAKVTKENTYTLQGKAISIGVDDHQEVAFAVYNNGNIEFISLPNGEVFKKYTVKGLNGSFLPHQAATNFPPKTNAQSNYITSVSQDRDRLALGTNDGRILTVSISFSESFDNEKRIILPEISEAETVLVNTEGIGLKSITSRGNEGAIVTAVHTEDGKLVFISSEVERTLFGEGERKEIKKDITDLVVQYSLNQIPPPSQKGDFVVSTQSNNDGGGKPEPGTMLISHNPIHLTEQGNKTGITSLALDLFMENLYVGTSSGELFHINVSDRSNPYLVEKVKMSDEAVTALDFLLGDVSLIVGDAAGGVNVWMQVRDEMSSSGWALKKVHTLTSHSAPVLAIARSMRDKGFVTAAADGTIHLNHATSEQTLLKLGTKSIPATLSFSPKANGILAADANNHLFQWIISNPHPETTLKTLFGPVWYEGYEKPEFIWQSTGGTDDFEPKLSLVPLIFGTIKGTVYALIIAVPIGILAALYTSQFLHNSLKIIKPVIEIMAALPSVILGFLAGLWLAPLLERIFPAIIIMPFFITLSIVIALVIWKILPVFGKGWHKYGTEALVLVPFLIGAIYVSLQLGDIFESFFLGGDYREWFSNIFGLRYDQRNAVVVGIAMGFAVIPLIFTISEDAMSNVPSSLRSASLALGATPWQTAVRVVLPTASPGIFSAVMIGFGRAVGETMIVLMATGNTPIMDWNLFNGFRALSANIAVEIPEAPLGGTLYRVLFLAALLLFVTTFIVNTLAEMVRHRMRLRYNKL; from the coding sequence ATGAAAAGTTTGAAGAGAAGAAAGTTTACAGATATGGCTGCCCACTGGGTAATTACACTCGGTGGAGCGGCTACCGTTTTTGTTGTACTTGCCCTGTTTTTCTTTATCTTTTTAGAAGTTTATCCACTTTTACAGGGCGCTAAGGTAACAAAGGAAAATACCTACACTTTACAGGGTAAGGCAATTTCCATAGGAGTGGATGATCACCAGGAGGTTGCCTTTGCCGTTTATAATAACGGCAATATAGAGTTTATCTCACTACCAAATGGAGAGGTCTTTAAAAAATATACTGTAAAAGGCCTTAACGGTTCTTTCCTGCCACATCAAGCCGCAACCAATTTCCCCCCTAAAACAAATGCACAGAGTAATTACATCACATCCGTTAGTCAAGATCGCGATCGTCTTGCTTTGGGAACGAATGACGGGAGGATCTTAACAGTATCTATCAGCTTTTCTGAATCGTTTGACAATGAGAAAAGGATTATTCTCCCTGAGATATCAGAAGCGGAAACTGTACTAGTAAACACCGAAGGAATAGGGCTCAAATCTATTACATCCAGGGGAAATGAAGGCGCAATAGTTACGGCAGTCCATACAGAAGATGGGAAATTAGTGTTCATATCCTCAGAAGTCGAAAGGACGCTCTTTGGTGAGGGTGAAAGAAAGGAGATTAAGAAGGATATCACCGATCTCGTTGTGCAGTATAGCTTAAACCAAATTCCCCCCCCTTCGCAAAAGGGGGACTTCGTCGTGAGCACTCAGTCGAACAATGACGGAGGAGGAAAACCTGAGCCTGGTACAATGCTTATATCACATAACCCGATACATTTGACAGAACAGGGAAACAAGACCGGGATAACTTCCCTTGCGCTTGACCTCTTTATGGAAAACCTTTATGTGGGGACATCTTCGGGTGAGCTGTTCCACATAAACGTGAGTGACAGGAGTAATCCCTATCTTGTAGAAAAGGTAAAAATGTCTGACGAAGCAGTTACCGCATTAGATTTTTTATTGGGTGATGTTTCACTTATCGTCGGCGACGCCGCAGGTGGAGTGAATGTATGGATGCAGGTAAGAGATGAGATGTCATCTTCAGGATGGGCTTTGAAAAAGGTGCATACCCTTACATCTCACAGCGCTCCGGTTCTGGCAATTGCCCGGTCTATGAGGGATAAAGGGTTTGTGACAGCAGCAGCTGACGGAACAATTCATCTCAACCACGCAACCTCTGAACAAACACTTTTAAAACTCGGGACAAAATCTATTCCGGCGACCCTTTCCTTTTCGCCAAAGGCCAACGGCATTCTGGCGGCTGATGCGAATAACCATCTCTTTCAATGGATCATTTCAAACCCTCATCCGGAAACGACCTTAAAAACCCTGTTTGGACCGGTATGGTATGAGGGATACGAAAAACCGGAGTTTATCTGGCAGTCTACGGGTGGTACAGATGATTTTGAACCGAAGCTGAGCCTGGTACCATTGATCTTTGGCACTATTAAAGGTACAGTATATGCCCTGATTATTGCTGTACCTATTGGCATCCTTGCTGCACTCTATACTTCCCAGTTTCTTCATAATTCCTTAAAAATAATAAAGCCGGTTATTGAAATCATGGCGGCGCTTCCCAGCGTTATCCTTGGTTTTCTTGCCGGACTCTGGCTTGCGCCATTATTGGAGAGAATATTTCCTGCAATCATTATCATGCCGTTTTTCATTACCCTATCCATTGTCATAGCCCTTGTTATCTGGAAAATCCTGCCAGTCTTTGGAAAGGGTTGGCACAAGTATGGAACAGAGGCACTCGTTTTAGTACCCTTTCTTATCGGGGCGATATATGTGTCTCTTCAGCTTGGTGATATCTTTGAATCCTTCTTTTTAGGAGGTGATTACAGGGAATGGTTTTCCAATATTTTTGGATTAAGGTATGACCAGAGGAACGCCGTTGTTGTGGGTATTGCTATGGGATTTGCCGTCATACCCCTTATCTTTACCATATCAGAAGATGCCATGAGCAATGTTCCCAGTAGCCTCCGGTCGGCCTCACTGGCGCTTGGTGCAACCCCGTGGCAGACGGCGGTCAGGGTAGTTTTACCCACTGCAAGTCCGGGAATTTTTTCAGCCGTCATGATTGGTTTTGGGAGGGCGGTGGGCGAGACAATGATTGTTCTTATGGCCACCGGTAATACTCCCATCATGGACTGGAATTTGTTTAATGGCTTCAGGGCACTTTCGGCAAATATAGCGGTTGAGATACCGGAGGCGCCGCTTGGAGGAACACTCTACCGGGTACTTTTTCTTGCTGCATTGCTCCTTTTTGTAACCACCTTTATCGTTAATACCCTTGCAGAAATGGTAAGGCACAGAATGAGGCTAAGGTATAACAAGCTATGA
- the pstA gene encoding phosphate ABC transporter permease PstA: MKKLFRTGNPYIWLTAGTLTFCLLMIGGLVVLIMVNGFGIFWPRKIVQFTLRDGTVTLGEIAKRESIPHKKDSYRTKLKVGNRDVYGMDFRWIDNADIVSQDYPVHALVFERREWGNMYGFLKGFKQDDGVKPLKLEDMVSLLEESHTLYKRIRYVEKKEIGNINYRMEKSRLELKRLMTFQPSEKIQKKIAAARIRTDNLEKTYREKEDVLAGLYTKVRGKEVVVLLADGKEKILPVFQIIRIYAPNEMGILTKMGFYTTKFWEFIWGEPREANTEGGVFPAIFGTVMMVLIMSIAVVPLGVLTAVYLKEYANDNFIARLVRISVSNLAGVPSIVFGVFGLGFFIYFIGGGVDRLFFSESLPTPTFGTGGILWASLTLALLTVPVVVVATEEGLSAVPMSIREGSYALGATKSETLWKVVIPQATPGILTGTILAMARAAGEVAPLMITGVVKLAPSLPIDSYFPYIHLERKFMHLGFHIYDVGFQSPNVEAAIPMVYTTTLVLLCTVLVLNLTAIVVRNKLKKWYSTGAM; this comes from the coding sequence ATGAAAAAACTTTTTAGAACCGGTAACCCGTATATATGGTTGACAGCTGGAACGCTGACATTTTGTCTCCTGATGATAGGTGGGTTGGTTGTACTCATTATGGTAAATGGATTCGGTATATTCTGGCCTCGGAAGATAGTTCAGTTTACCCTCCGGGACGGGACGGTAACTTTGGGAGAAATTGCAAAACGAGAATCCATTCCCCACAAAAAAGACTCTTACCGGACAAAGCTGAAAGTTGGTAACAGGGATGTTTATGGTATGGATTTCAGATGGATAGATAACGCAGATATTGTATCTCAGGATTATCCTGTACATGCGTTAGTTTTCGAAAGACGCGAGTGGGGCAATATGTATGGCTTTTTAAAAGGTTTTAAACAGGATGATGGTGTTAAACCACTGAAATTAGAAGACATGGTTTCCTTGCTCGAAGAGAGCCACACTCTTTACAAAAGGATACGGTATGTAGAGAAAAAAGAGATTGGTAATATAAATTACCGGATGGAAAAATCCCGTCTTGAGTTGAAGCGTCTGATGACGTTTCAGCCATCCGAAAAAATTCAAAAAAAAATCGCGGCTGCGAGGATCAGGACGGACAATCTGGAAAAAACATACCGGGAAAAAGAAGATGTGCTTGCCGGACTTTATACGAAGGTAAGGGGAAAAGAGGTTGTTGTGCTCCTTGCGGATGGCAAGGAAAAGATTTTACCTGTTTTTCAGATTATCCGTATCTATGCCCCGAATGAGATGGGAATTCTTACCAAAATGGGTTTTTATACAACAAAATTTTGGGAGTTTATCTGGGGCGAACCGAGGGAGGCAAATACCGAAGGTGGTGTATTTCCCGCTATTTTTGGGACAGTTATGATGGTCCTGATCATGAGTATTGCAGTTGTTCCACTCGGTGTATTGACAGCGGTATATCTCAAAGAATATGCCAACGATAATTTTATTGCCAGGCTTGTCAGGATATCAGTAAGCAACCTGGCGGGCGTGCCATCTATCGTCTTTGGTGTTTTTGGCCTCGGTTTTTTTATTTATTTTATCGGGGGAGGTGTAGACAGATTGTTTTTCTCGGAATCCCTACCGACTCCTACCTTTGGAACAGGTGGAATTCTGTGGGCATCGCTTACCCTGGCGCTCCTGACCGTACCGGTGGTTGTGGTAGCAACGGAGGAGGGTCTGTCAGCTGTACCCATGTCCATACGAGAGGGCTCGTATGCGCTTGGCGCTACCAAGAGTGAAACTCTATGGAAAGTGGTGATTCCTCAGGCAACTCCTGGTATACTTACCGGCACTATTCTGGCTATGGCAAGGGCTGCCGGAGAGGTCGCACCCCTGATGATTACCGGTGTTGTGAAGCTAGCACCCTCTCTGCCAATTGACAGTTACTTCCCCTATATCCATTTGGAGAGGAAATTTATGCACCTGGGGTTTCATATTTATGATGTCGGATTCCAATCACCCAATGTAGAGGCGGCCATCCCCATGGTCTATACCACAACCCTCGTTTTGCTCTGTACAGTGCTTGTGTTGAATCTTACGGCCATTGTGGTGAGAAATAAACTGAAGAAATGGTACAGCACTGGGGCGATGTAG
- the pstB gene encoding phosphate ABC transporter ATP-binding protein, protein MENERTEVPEPIVNIIDLVLYYGKIKALKGISLEIPKKKITSFIGPSGCGKSTLIRCLNRLNDLIESVTIEGSIKIDGRDIYDPAIDVTELRRRVGMVFQKPNPFPKTIYENVIFGPRIVGIKKRGVLDEICEKALKKAALWEEVKERLHTNALDLSGGQQQRICIARAIAMEPEIILLDEPCSALDPIATAKIEDMLVELKKDYTVIIVTHNMQQAARISDFTGFFMLGELVEFNVTTGIFTNPREKQTEDYITGRFG, encoded by the coding sequence ATGGAAAATGAGAGAACAGAAGTCCCGGAACCGATCGTTAATATCATAGACCTGGTCCTTTATTATGGCAAGATTAAAGCATTGAAAGGGATCTCTCTGGAGATCCCAAAGAAGAAAATTACTTCTTTTATCGGTCCGTCCGGGTGCGGGAAGTCCACATTAATCCGGTGTTTAAACCGTCTGAACGATCTTATAGAAAGCGTGACAATTGAGGGGAGTATCAAAATAGACGGCAGGGATATCTACGATCCCGCAATTGATGTTACTGAGCTCAGAAGAAGGGTTGGCATGGTCTTTCAAAAGCCTAATCCTTTTCCAAAAACCATTTATGAAAATGTAATATTTGGTCCCAGGATTGTGGGGATTAAGAAAAGGGGTGTACTGGACGAAATTTGCGAAAAGGCGCTGAAAAAGGCAGCCCTCTGGGAAGAAGTAAAAGAGAGGCTCCATACGAATGCCCTCGACCTTTCCGGCGGCCAGCAACAGCGAATTTGTATTGCCAGGGCGATAGCCATGGAACCCGAGATTATCCTCCTTGACGAACCATGCTCCGCCCTCGACCCCATTGCCACAGCCAAGATAGAGGATATGCTCGTGGAACTCAAAAAGGATTATACCGTTATCATTGTCACTCATAATATGCAGCAAGCAGCCAGGATATCGGACTTCACAGGCTTCTTTATGCTTGGAGAACTTGTTGAGTTTAACGTTACCACCGGGATATTCACGAACCCACGGGAAAAACAGACGGAAGACTATATTACGGGCAGGTTTGGGTAA